TCTCCTCGCAAGTCAAAGACAATGGATGGTTATGAGCTTTTTTATGTTCTGATATGTACCAACCATTATCACTGGACCTAAGCAGCCTAATCATAGCTGTGCAACCACATCTCGTTGAACGGGTGTTCTCCTTTAGTGGTTTGCCATGTTTTTTCACACACGAAAAAATTATGCCAGTCAGAAGACAATTCATAATTCCAGGCCGGCATTAGCAAGAATTTAAAAAACATGAGAAATTCAGAAGAATAAAAAAACACACTTCACAACCAAAGATTGACACGTACCGCACATGCACATACAATTTCTTGCATGGCTTTGTTCCTGTCAACATTCAGTCTGCTGCTTGAAAGACGGATACCAAAACCGCACTCCCAAGAATAAAGATTGTAGAACTCATATGCCTCATCAATCGAGTCAAACGAGGTGCCAATTGTTGGCTTCACAACTGTTCCATTGCGCTTCTCTGCATATGCCCTAACAGACAATTCTAGTGCAGTTTTCCTGTTTGGATTCAGATCCCTCACTGCAGGCCCCTTGCCTATCCGAACCCTGCATGTTTTTAGGAGGTATAAGCACTTGATTTTTAAAAGCTCCCTGACCAAAATGCTATGCCAACATGAAAAGTTATCAGATACAGTATGCACCGCCATCGCTAAACAGCACATATTACCACTAGAATTTACCCCAATTGGATGGTCTACTTTATTACACATCACATCTGTACCACTAAATCCAGAAAACAAGCTAAAGTGTACAAGATGAGTAAATACGTGCGGCAAGAAATTTAACTACCCACAGCCAACATACTTGTGCAATATAAACTAAATCACACAAGTAGACACCAAGGCATTTCATTGAATTTCAAAAATATAGCAGTAACCACATAGACCCATAGTATGTAGGACATAATTCCAGTTTGAAAATCCTAACTGTATTCATATGTTCCACATTGGGAAATCACTTTTCTAGTTGCATCTATTTGCAAAGTAAATATTTAGACAGAAAATAACACACGCAACTATACTCTCTAGGGAAGACATGGGATCAATTGTTACCTCCTCCTCCACCCGCTCGTTGCCTCGGAGCAGACATCGAAGCCCGCATTGCCAAAGACATCGGCCATCTGGATTTCGTCAGCCCCATCTCCGATAGAACCAATCTGGCCATTGGCGCCGCTCATGGATGCCCGAGATTcgacagggcggccgcctccgcTGGGATCCTCCGCATCAATCAGAAACCTGATCCAAAGGGATAAGCTACGGTTAGGGGCCCATGATTTTATTTTAGAGCATGATCTGATAGCGGACGGGGGTTAAGGAGGGAAGGAGATGTACCCATCGCACTGGCCACCAGAGGAGCCCATCTCGCCCAGAGAGGACGGCGGCGCCGCCGTGATTCAGTACAGAGGAAGAGAGGTCGGGACAAGAGAAATTGTGCGGCCCCTGTGGTTAGGCcggccggagggggaaaagggTGGGTTGAAGACGAGTCACGGGTCATAGGTCATGtgctattttgaaataaacaggTATGGGCCATCGGAACAGATGTGGTCGAGCCAGCCCATGCGCAGTACATGTGCCAAACGTATACGCCTATCCCTACTAGTAGGCTGGTAGCAGGCCTGCGCCAACTTTCTAGCCTGCCAATCGGTGTGACCCAATCCAGATCACAATGCACATATCAACGGTCATGATAACCACCGTCCTCAAGGGCGCCCGCCAAAAGTCCTCACCCCATATACGACAAGCAAATACAACATCATGGGAGCAGAGCGCCTGACTACTACGGCCACAGCCTGGCTACATAGTATTTATTATtcccaaatgataagtgccacacgtgtggcacgaagtaacACCGCCCTGCCGTGTTTACAATTAAAATTGCCAACCCCAAAAAAACTAAAACTTGCCATCTGTACAGAAAGTTGCCATActttacaactaaagttgccatccccggataactaaagttgccatcaaaAAACGTCAGGGCGaaattgcttcgtgccacacgtgtggtaCTTATCAGGGTCCTTATTATTTTAAAAATCTTTAAGCACAAACTATGTGAACATTTCTGTTCATATACTACAACATTTTTAGTGAATGATAGAAGATTTTGAAACTGTTACACATTAAAATAGAAGCACTAGAACGAAAGGTGAACATTTATCTGACCTATTCTTGTGGATAATTTTGGCAAATGAACAAACTGAAATAATTAAATTTCATTTTCTTCTGACATGAGAAGCAATGTTTGTCATTCAAAATTGCTCGACAAAAAGGAATGCAATTTAGGATCAAGTGAGATCAACACAACTTCAGCATCTTAGTACAACGTAGTGAATATTAATGTCCTATATATGGAATCCGGAAAGGTCATATATACAAAAGTCCACATATATAGTCAACCAAAACgaagataagaaaaagaacaactCCTGCATGCTGTATGCATCAAACGGATCAACCATAAGGCATCACGTTCACCGCACGAAAAAAGCAAAACCCTTATAGCATCAGGTTGTCCTTGGAAGGCAGACGACTGTACAAGTTGAGGAGCAGGTTGGTCCGGCCTCGGAACCACGGGGGCCGGAGGAAGTATAGCACCATCACCATGGCAACCACCCGGAACGGCGTCAGGTACAGTACGACGGGCATCACCAGTGAGAGCGCAATGAAGACGGGCGTCAACCTGGGGTCGTGCCAGCGGAGCAGTGACTGTGCGCGCTCCCCCTGCGCAGCCAGGTTGCCGACAACCGTCTGCAGCATCCCAGCCAGGCTCCGCAGCCGCTCGTATCTCCGTCTCACGGTGTCCGAGGGCTTGGACGTCGGGAACGTGTCGAATTCCTCGTCCAGCTAGTCGGGGTATGACACATCCTTGTACCACCGCAACATTGTATCTATGTGCGGTGGCTGCAGTCCGTCGAACTCCTCGTCCAGCTCGTTCGGGTGCGCGAGCTCCACGCGTGACAGCATCATGTCTATGTGTGGAGGCCCCTGTGGCCGCCTGAAGTAGTTCCACGCCCCGATAATGATCATGCACAAGAACACGACGGGCAGGATCAACTCCGGGTTGCGCACCAGCTTCAGGAACACGGCGTGCACCAAAATCGTCGTCGGTGGGTTCTTCCACTTGCAGATGCCGTCGAACCATTTGGCGACGGCGACGCCGCCAGAGAAGAGCAAGGTGATCCGGTCGAAGTTGGCCTTGCTCCGGCGCAGGTTGAACATGTGCGAGTCCACGTCGAGCACGTATTCCGAACGGGACGCGGCTCGTCTGCCGTGCCTTCACGCACGGCAGAACTGCCGTACGGGCCACAATCGGCCGTTCGTTCACTGCTTTCTCATCCAACGGACCTCTGCTACCCCACTAACAAGCGAACCGAATTAGCGGGAGCTGTTAATAAAATAGGCGCCAAAATCACGTCCGCCGTCTGGCCTTCTCGCGCCAAAAATTGCTGCGCCGCGTATCAAGGTGAGGACTGAGGTGCTCGTCGCACGAATCGGCACAACCAAGATGCGTTCTCCTTGAGTTGCCACCGCCGCGATCGTGCCAAGCtgctgccaccaccgccgccgcatcGAATCCAACGGAGCTGCCGCCGTGGCTTTGCTTGTCGAGCAGCCGCCACCGCGTCGCCCGtcgagcagccgccgccgccgccgaatgcAACAAAGTTGCAATCGCAGCGTCGCCGTCAGCTTCCGCCGCTGTGTCACATCCAACAAAGCTGGCTCCAAACTGCGCGTACACGTTGCGATCTAAGGCGAGGAGTCACGTTCGATCGCCATAGGTAAAAATCAAAAAATCATCATCGATCTCCTAATTTGCTTTTCAAAACTGATGCTTAGCTGATTTTCTTCCTTGTACATTCTCCTCTGTATTGCTGAAGAACTTTGGTTTTTATTGCCACTTAGTCAATTGGTGGAGCCATCCCACATCTGTTTTCCAGTGGAAAGCACAAACGAGGGAGATCACCAGGATAATGGCAGTCTGAATACGTAAGTGAGATGCAGTAAAAATACTACAGCTCTTTTTTACAGTTATTTATTTATGTCCAGTACACTAATGCAAATTGAGTCTTGGCTTTTATAGATCGAGTGCCATACCAAGTTGGGTACCACAGATGGGCATGAAATTCGGCACTGTCGATGAAGCATGGACATTCTGGGTTACTTATGGGGGCAAAGTTGGATTTGGTACTAGAAAGCGATACCTCAACCCAATCACGTCGTGCAGATTTGTTTGTCGCAAGGAAGGCCATCGAGGAAAAGACAAAAGAGATAAGCATATTAAGGAACCTCGAGCTGAGATTCGAACCGGTTGTCTAGCTCGCATGGGTCTCACAATAAACAGAGAAGCGGGAAATTATGAAGTAACCGATCTTGTTCTAGAGCACAACCACATTATGCAGTTGCAAGAAACATGCCACTTTCTGCCATCACAGCGAAAGATATCTGAAATTCAAGCTTTTGAGATTGAAATTGCAGATGATTCAGGTATTGGGCCAAAAGCTGAGTATGAGTGTGCTAGTCGTCGAGTTGGTGGACCATCTGTTCTTGGCTATATACGTAGGGATCACAAAAATCACCTACGTACTAAGCGCCAAAGGGAACTAATGTATGGTGAAGCTGGGAGCATGTTAAAATACTTTCAGGATAAAGTCGCCCAAAACCCATCGTTCCAATATGCCATACAGCTGGACAATGAAGAACAGATCACAAATATATTTTGGGCTGATGCAAAAATGTTAATTGATTATGCTCATTTTGGTGATGTGGTTACTTTTGACACAACATTTGGAACCAACAAGGAACTTAGGCCATTTGGTGTATTCGTTGGGTTCAATCAATTCAGACAAACTGTTATATTTGGTGCTTGCCTTTTATATAGTGAAACATATGAGGCTTTCAAATGGCTATTTGAAACTTTTCTCTTTGCACATAATCAGAAGCATCCAAGAACTATATATATAGATCAAGATGTTGCAATGGGAAATGCGGTTGAGGATGTATTTTTAATGGCACGGCATGGTTTATGCACGTTTCACATAATGCAGAATGCCATCAAACATTTATCTTGTCataagaaggaggaggaggaggcggaggaggaggttgaaggggagggggagggggaggaggaggaggaggaggatgaaccacATATTCTTGCAGACTTCAGTGCTTGCATGTATGAGTACCGAGACAAGGAAACATTTGAGGAAGCTTTTGACACCATGCGAggtaaaatagaaaaacaaacttGGCTTGATAGCATCTATAAGGTAAAAGAGAAGTGGGATGAATGTTTTATGATGGATGCTTTCACCTTGGGAATGCGAAGCACACAACTAAGTGAGAGCCTAAATAATGACCTCAAGAACCACTTAAAAGCAGATCTTGACATTCTTCGTTTTTTCAAACATTTTGAAAGGGCCGTGCAAGTGAAACGTGATGCTGAGTTGAATTCAGAGTATGAGTCTAGGGAGTTATTACCTAGGGTCAAAATGAATGTTCCCATGTTAATCCAGGCAAGCAAGGTCTACAGTCCTATCATATTTGAAAGTTTTCAAGCAGAATTTGAGAGATCCATTGCATCATTCACCAAACAACTAGATGTGGGCTATGAATTTGCCATAACAATCAGCTCCGAAGATGAATGCAAAGTTATTGGGAATCCTTTTGAACAAACAGCTTCCTGCAGCTGTGGCCAGTTTGAGAGAATCGGTATATTGTGTGCCCATGCTATAAAAGTTCTTGATTTGATGAACATTAAGTTATTGCCAGAACATTATATTCTGAAGAGATGGACTAGAGAAGCACGGTGTGGAACTATTCAGGACAGAAGTGGGAGGAATGTTGTTGAGAACCCAATGTTCGATATTGATCAGCGCTACAAATCTCTCAATCGCAAGTTTATGAATTTGGCCACCCAAGTAGCTCCCTCCGAAGAATGTTGTACTCTGCTTGAAAGTGCACTTGATAGCCTTACTAAGGAATTTCTAGGCCGAATGAAAAATGCCCATCAAAGTAACCACATGGAGGGATGTTCCACCCAAGTGGTACATGAAGAATCAAATGAGCACTTAGCTGCTGCACGCCTAAAGAAAAAATCTCctaagaagaaaactagaaagagAAAGTTGAACTGGATTGACAAGCAACATAAGAACAAGAAGAAAGGGGCTCCAAAGAAAGGACAAACTGAAGTAAAGAGAGCAAAGAAATTACCTAAGGTATGTTCTTTATATACTACAAATTTGTTGTTAGTTAAAATATAAACTACAACTTTGCTGAATTTTTTTGTTATCTTTAGTTTCAGCAAAGAGAAGATGGGATTGGACCATCACAATCGCACACCATAGAAAACAATGAGTATTGGAGCAACCAGAATGTGACCGGGAGTAATTGTTTCACAGATAATTATATTGCACCTAGTTTTACCGATTTGGTGACGGTAAGTGTGATCTGAAATTGTGTTCTGCTAGTACGTTCAATAATGCAGCTGTACATTGTGATGAAATTACTTTTTGTAATGCAGACTTCTAGAGTCGAAGACATTGAAGCCCTTTGCCGTGACGACTTCTTTTGATAATTAAAGGAAGTGCTCTCTTCATTTGGATGCAGTGAAAAGTCCATTTAGCAGTAGTTCTGTGAAATGCACTCATGTGATGTGGCTTCTCAGTGTTATGGTATTTTGGGGATTTATATAAGTAGTAATAGTACTCTGTTGGTGCTTGAGTTTCAATGCTCAAAATTGCAAAAATATTTGAGTTTCATTGCTAAAAAATCCAGTACTTTGTTAATACAAATAGCATGCTTGGATGCTTCAGTGCTAAACATTGCAGTAGCACTTCAGTTTCAGTTCTACAAATTTCAGTACTCTGTTAGTAGAGTGCTTGGCTGATTTAGGGGTGAAAATTGCAATAGCTCTTCAGTTTCCCTGATAAAACTACAGACTATGCTTGGAACGGCTGTACCTGCAATTTTTGGGGTGAGAAACTGGCATGACTACAGGCCACTACCAAATTTGGGGCAATTCAGACTTCATAGGACTAGAGAGAGGATGGGATGTGATGCAACTGCGGCATCTTGACTGACATGGCAGCGACGGTGGCTCGATGTTAACACAACGGCTGCAGCTCGAcagtgaggcggcggcggctccgttgGATGTAAcgcggcaatggcggcggcggctccgttgGATGTaacgcggcgatggcggcggcggtttGACGGCGACACAGTGGCTGCAGCTCGATAGCAACGAGGACGCATCAGCTTGATGATCGGCTACTTTTCTAACCCATGCGGTGATGACCTTACATCCTCACTGCTACAATTTTTGGCGCGAGCAGATTCAGAGTATAGTGAAACAAGCAAGTTGGTGGGGTAGCAGAGGTCCGTTGGATGAGAAAGCAGTGAACGAACGGCCGATTGTGGCCCGTACGGCAGTTCTGCCGTGCGTGAAGGCACGGCAGACGAGCCGCGTCCGAACGTCTTGGAGTGCTCTCGGTGCTTGATCCCCGTCAGGGGCGTACCCATGTTGAGCCACCCGGGTGCACAGGACACCGGGTGCAGGAATTTTTCTTTGTAAATTTAATGCAAACTATAGTGAAAGACACCCCATTCTTAGATGAATATTGTGAGTGATTATATGATGGGACACCGGATCATTTTCTCTCTAGGTCCGCCCCTGATCCCCGTCGTGATGTCCGCCGCTGCCGCATCCACCGTCATGACGCGCCATAGGGTGAACCATTTTGACGGCACCGACTTGACCAGGTCGTTGCGCGACACGTACGGGGACGCCACGGGGATGATAACACGGCCGATGGGCTCGTCCCTCCCGGCGCCAACCTTCTCCTCCACCGTCACAACCAGGGGGTCCTCAAATGGCTCGCTGACCACGAACATGAACTCCTCGTTCCATGCCGGGTTCGCCGACCCCTGCGGTTGCCCCGGCCGTGTCCTCCTTATCTGGTTGCCAATCTAGATCTTGGCGATGGCCGCCGCCAGCGGTCGGTCCTTCTCAGCGCCGATGAGGTCCTGCGCCGTGATGATGAACACCTTGAGGTAGATGAGCTTGGGGGAGTAGTACACCTTGGAGCGCGTGTTCATGAGCCTCTCTCGGGAGAGGGAGTGCGTACCCGAGTGCCACGCCTCCATGAAGGCCTCGTCGGGCTGCGTGCCAAGCCAAACGGCGAGCATAATCTCGCCGAGGCTATTGCCATGGGGGAACCTCTCGCCGTGGGCATTGGAAAGGTGGTACCATTGCGGGGCCAACTGGCTGTCAGGTGGGATGCAGCTGGGGATGTCGGACATGTCGAAGACGACGCGGCCAACAAAGTCGGCACGAAGAACGTCCTTGTGCCTCACGATAACCTCAAGCTGGTTGGACTGCAGGTGGGCGGCAGAGAAGGTGAACATTTGTCGCCACACCGGGTTGGCGTTCTTCTCTAGGTGCCGCGTCACGCTCTTGAAATTTCCCAGCTTCACCTCTACGTACGGGTCCAGCGCGCCGGTGATGTCCATGGTGGGCAGGTCCCGCGCCTGCACCACGCTCACGCACAGATACGACATCGGCTCCACCATGTCGTAGATCGACGCCATCTTCGTCGCCGCGCCGCACTGGCCGACTTTAACGGGAAGTGGTGGTTTCGTCTCGACCAGACTGTACAGCGAGCCTGGTAGTTGAGCCGGCTCGGTAGAAAGGTATAATATTTTCTCAAACCAGCCCTACAAAAATTCACTTTTGCTATTATTCATGTGTCTGGAAACAAGAAATTCAATTTGGAGCTCAACCACAACAGTGAATTCAAAAGAATTAGTAAAAAATGTTGTTCTAAAAATCTTTTTTGAGCACTGAACTTGTTTTTCCAAACCTCCACACATGGTATTTCATCACGAAAGTTTGCATGCAGTTAGAAGACAAGACATGACCATGTTCACAATCAATACTACTCCTATTTCCCCGGCAAAAAATAAAGAGGCAATTACATCGCTGGTGCTAAAACATGGCATGGAGAGTCACTTTAGTGCCAAAACTTTTTAAATGATTAAATGTTATGAATATATATCGATCTATCTAGTAATATTAATTTGGTGTTCCCTTTTTGCTAATTATTTATTGATGGTCAAACTTTTAGAAAATGTTTGAGTGGCAAAAATTCTAAAGCTACTTATATCATCAACCTGAGATAGTATTATATGTTGAAAAGGGGTCTAGTGTCGAAATGGGAATGTGCAACTAAAGCCCGTACTGTAGCAGCTCAGATGGTTCCAGGCGCAAGGATCCGAGTGGTACATTAAAAAATTCTAAATCTGTAGCACCTAGGAACTAAAGGAAGAGATGCATACACTCAAATTTTGAACGTACCTGGATACTTTCCATTGTGTGTAGCCTGTCAATTATATCTCGTGCACTAGGTGGTCTCATCTTTGGATTGAATTCCCTGCACTCTAAAGCTATCTCGTAGCATACTCGTATTTGCTCGCATAGTGTGTCTCGTTGTGATCTCTCCAATCTATCGCTCCAACTTTCAAGTACCTAAAAAGTTACAACGGTGAGTTATGGTCTATGAAATGGATCAGTAAACATCTTTCTACATAGGAAAGTCAAATGTGCAGTCTATACTGACCATATACATTCAAGCATCAAACTAACAACAAAAGTTCTCTAAGAAGTCAATTGTGTCCGATAGATTCAACTCAGATCCATCACCA
The window above is part of the Triticum aestivum cultivar Chinese Spring chromosome 2A, IWGSC CS RefSeq v2.1, whole genome shotgun sequence genome. Proteins encoded here:
- the LOC123191238 gene encoding protein FAR1-RELATED SEQUENCE 5 isoform X2, with product MARHGLCTFHIMQNAIKHLSCHKKEEEEAEEEVEGEGEGEEEEEEDEPHILADFSACMYEYRDKETFEEAFDTMRGKIEKQTWLDSIYKVKEKWDECFMMDAFTLGMRSTQLSESLNNDLKNHLKADLDILRFFKHFERAVQVKRDAELNSEYESRELLPRVKMNVPMLIQASKVYSPIIFESFQAEFERSIASFTKQLDVGYEFAITISSEDECKVIGNPFEQTASCSCGQFERIGILCAHAIKVLDLMNIKLLPEHYILKRWTREARCGTIQDRSGRNVVENPMFDIDQRYKSLNRKFMNLATQVAPSEECCTLLESALDSLTKEFLGRMKNAHQSNHMEGCSTQVVHEESNEHLAAARLKKKSPKKKTRKRKLNWIDKQHKNKKKGAPKKGQTEVKRAKKLPKQREDGIGPSQSHTIENNEYWSNQNVTGSNCFTDNYIAPSFTDLVTTSRVEDIEALCRDDFF
- the LOC123191238 gene encoding protein FAR1-RELATED SEQUENCE 5 isoform X1, yielding MARHGLCTFHIMQNAIKHLSCHKKEEEEAEEEVEGEGEGEEEEEEDEPHILADFSACMYEYRDKETFEEAFDTMRGKIEKQTWLDSIYKVKEKWDECFMMDAFTLGMRSTQLSESLNNDLKNHLKADLDILRFFKHFERAVQVKRDAELNSEYESRELLPRVKMNVPMLIQASKVYSPIIFESFQAEFERSIASFTKQLDVGYEFAITISSEDECKVIGNPFEQTASCSCGQFERIGILCAHAIKVLDLMNIKLLPEHYILKRWTREARCGTIQDRSGRNVVENPMFDIDQRYKSLNRKFMNLATQVAPSEECCTLLESALDSLTKEFLGRMKNAHQSNHMEGCSTQVVHEESNEHLAAARLKKKSPKKKTRKRKLNWIDKQHKNKKKGAPKKGQTEVKRAKKLPKFQQREDGIGPSQSHTIENNEYWSNQNVTGSNCFTDNYIAPSFTDLVTTSRVEDIEALCRDDFF